In the Leishmania panamensis strain MHOM/PA/94/PSC-1 chromosome 30 sequence genome, one interval contains:
- a CDS encoding serine/threonine-protein kinase, putative (TriTrypDB/GeneDB-style sysID: LpmP.30.3540), with product MGKSKKHGKPAKGVLKRGNKNDKCKRKAKFIDPASSVSRDVRESVEALVEEIEREELVVEPQPLIKAKKKRQELAEKESVLFKSGMTKEQAHTITNKLQQQGTTHRSEGEGDEESNDGDGGGTEEDYSDTANEPSREYRKGGYHHVVIGEVYNDRYRVVKKLGWGYFSTVWLVWDYLKERYQAMKIQKSAASYSEAAYDEIKLLTEIMEADPHKTRCCARLNDYFKHTGPNGTHVCMLFDVYGENLLSLMERYEYRGIPLPIVKCIARQVLIGLDHINSIDIIHTDLKPENVLLSTPKHSIISLMKHFHPPPLHQRPKLTERDPKTMTKSQRRRYYKKLAKEERKTPLCEKDGEHTSRGDERGTNENGDTDSELSKTDPEWEVERFHHVILADFGNSCWTYRQFTDEVQTRQYRCPEVILGESYSTSIDIWSCACMIFELITGQFLFDPKKGDDYSRDEDHLALMSELLGDLPESMRLGDGKYRSHYYNSKGVLRNIKDLQYWILEDVLHQRHKFTKKKAKEIADFLLPMLKYSPDTRATPAAMLRDHDAFFDIQEDDYAPLCFVDEGGDDEEGSASDDEEETDSDSSLDSYSSSYSSERKANRSRQLNNGADRSEAFRYWEEHPILNRTYLEERGLTIADVQSVLAGNFLDDAATHKAAAEVIRLLSEEADRLSSDRGSAGDEADNEDEDDSSDDDKESTQDSEKPVEVAVDGVACSNHGVEEGKADSTDKEDEESDDGTD from the coding sequence ATGGGGAAGTCAAAGAAGCACGGTAAACCAGCAAAAGGTGTATTGAAGAGGGGAAACAAGAATGACAAGTGCAAGCGCAAGGCTAAGTTCATAGATCCTGCAAGCAGCGTAAGTCGCGATGTGCGTGAAAGCGTGGAGGCCCTCGTTGAGGAAATCGAGCGCGAGGAGCTGGTGGTGGAGCCGCAGCCCCTTAtcaaggcaaagaagaagcgacAGGAGCTGGCCGAAAAGGAGAGCGTCCTCTTCAAAAGCGGCATGACAAAggagcaggcgcacacgATCACCAACAAactccagcagcagggcaCAACGCACCGTAGCGAGGGCGAGGGCGACGAAGAgagcaacgacggcgacggcggtggcactgaGGAAGACTACAGTGACACGGCAAACGAGCCCTCTCGTGAGTACCGCAAGGGCGGCTACCACCACGTAGTCATTGGTGAAGTCTACAACGACCGCTACCGCGTCGTCAAGAAGCTAGGCTGGGGCTACTTCTCTACGGTGTGGCTGGTGTGGGACTACCTCAAGGAGCGTTACCAGGCAATGAAGATTCAGAAATCGGCGGCAAGCTACAGCGAGGCCGCCTACGATGAGATCAAACTGCTCACGGAGATTATGGAAGCAGACCCGCACAAGACTCGTTGTTGTGCTCGCTTGAACGACTACTTCAAGCACACGGGGCCGAACGGGACGCACGTTTGCATGCTCTTTGACGTGTACGGCGAGAACTTGCTCTCCCTGATGGAGCGCTACGAGTACCGAGGTATTCCTCTACCCATTGTCAAGTGCATTGCGCGGCAGGTGCTCATTGGGCTTGACCACATCAACTCTATTGACATCATCCACACAGACCTGAAGCCAGAGAATGTACTCTTATCCACCCCGAAGCACTCTATAATATCGCTGATGAAGCACtttcaccctcctcccctgcaTCAGCGCCCAAAGCTTACGGAGCGCGACCCCAAGACCATGACAAAGTCACAGCGAAGGCGCTACTACAAGAAGCTGGCAAAGGAGGAGCGAAAGACGCCGCTGTGCGAGAAGGATGGCGAGCATACATCTAGAGGCGACGAGCGCGGCACGAACGAGAACGGGGATACGGATTCAGAGTTGAGCAAGACGGATCCGGAGTGGGAGGTCGAGCGTTTTCACCACGTCATCCTCGCCGACTTTGGTAATAGCTGCTGGACATACAGACAATTCACAGACGAGGTGCAGACGCGGCAGTATCGCTGCCCGGAGGTCATTCTAGGCGAGTCGTACTCTACTTCAATCGACATTTGGTCTTGCGCCTGCATGATTTTCGAGCTCATCACGGGTCAGTTCCTTTTCGACCCAAAGAAGGGCGATGACTACTCGCGCGATGAGGATCACCTGGCTCTGATGAGCGAGCTTCTCGGTGATCTGCCGGAGAGCATGCGACTGGGCGACGGCAAGTACCGCAGCCACTACTACAACTCTAAAGGAGTCTTGCGCAACATTAAAGATCTGCAGTACTGGATCCTAGAGGACGTACTGCATCAGCGGCACAAGTtcacgaaaaaaaaggcaaaggagatCGCCGACTTCCTGCTACCCATGCTCAAGTACTCCCCCGACACCCgcgccacccccgccgcGATGCTGCGCGATCACGACGCCTTCTTTGATATCCAGGAGGATGACTACGCACCGCTGTGCTTTGTTGATGAGGGGGGTGACGACGAAGAAGGCTCTGCTTCggacgacgaagaggaaaCTGACAGTGATAGCTCTTTGGATTCCTACTCGTCCTCCTATTCCAGCGAACGGAAAGCGAATCGCTCCCGGCAGCTGAACAACGGTGCCGACCGCTCTGAGGCCTTCCGGTACTGGGAGGAGCATCCGATTCTGAACCGCACCTACCTAGAGGAACGAGGGTTGACCATTGCTGACGTTCAGTCAGTTCTCGCCGGGAACTTCTTAGACGACGCCGCAACCCATAAGGCTGCCGCGGAGGTGATTCGTCTGCTCTCAGAGGAGGCGGACCGTCTCTCGAGCGAccgtggcagcgctggagaTGAGGCGGATaatgaggacgaggacgacagcagcgatgatgacAAGGAATCCACGCAGGACTCTGAGAAGCCGGTTGAGGTGGCTGTGGATGGCGTGGCTTGTAGCAACCATGGCGTTGAAGAAGGTAAGGCGGACTCTACAGATAAAGAAGATGAAGAGAGTGACGACGGCACTGACTAG